TTTTTGCCGCGTCAGTGTATTAAAGATTTTTAACATTGAAGATTCCATGTAAACGAGTGTGGTCGTAAAGCGGATATTCTACCTGTAATTCGATCCGGAAGCAGCACGCAATGCAAGGTGATCGAACCCGGCGGTTATGCTATAACAACCCCCTATACGTAACCCGCCAGCGGGTATTCGCACTACAATATCGGAACAGGATGCAAAAATGGTTACTTTCCACACTAATCACGGCGATATCGTAATCAAAACTTTTGATGATAAAGCGCCTGAAACAGTTAAAAACTTCCTGGACTACTGCCGCGAAGGTTTCTACGACAACACCATTTTCCACCGTGTTATCAACGGTTTTATGATTCAGGGCGGCGGCTTTGAGCCGGGCATGAATCAGAAAGAAACCAAAGATCAGATCAAAAACGAAGCGAACAACGGCCTGAAAAACACCCGTGGTACGCTGGCAATGGCCCGTACTCAGGCGCCACACTCTGCTACCGCACAGTTCTTCATCAACGTCGTTGATAACGACTTCCTGAACTTCTCCGGTGAAAACCTGCAAGGTTGGGGTTACTGCGTATTCGCAGAAGTGGCTGAAGGCATGGACGTTGTTGATAAGATCAAAGCCGTGGCTACTGGCCGCAGCGGTATGCACCAGGACGTTCCTAAAGAAGACGTTATTGTGACAAGCGTGACCGTCAGCGAGTAATTCGTGGCGACACTCTTTATTGCAGATTTGCATCTGCACACAGAAGAACCGGCGATCACCGCCGGTTTTCTGCGTTTTTTACGCGGTGAAGCCCGCAGCGCCGACGCGCTGTACATTCTCGGCGATCTTTTTGAAGCCTGGATTGGCGATGACAGCCCTGAACCGCTTAACCGTGAAATAGCAAAAGAAATCAAAGCCCTGGTCGATTCAGGCGTGCCCTGTTTCTTCATTCACGGCAACCGTGATTTTCTGCTTGGAAAGCGTTTTGCCCGTGAAAGCGGCATGACGTTACTACCCGAAGAACAGTGTCTGGATCTCTACGGTCGAAAAGTGTTGATCATGCACGGCGACACGCTGTGTACCGATGACACCGGGTATCTGGCCTTCCGCGCCAAAGTGCATCAACCCTGGCTGCAAATGCTGTTTCTGACCCTGCCGCTGTTTATCCGCCGTCGCATCGCCGCCAAAATGCGCGATGACAGCAAAAACGCCAACAGCCACAAGTCGATGGAGATCATGGACGTCAACGCGCACGCCGTGGTCGAAGTGATGGAAAAGCATCAGGTGCAGTGGCTCATTCACGGGCACACACATCGCCCGGCGCTCCACGAACTCACCGCGAACGAACAACCCGCGTTTCGTGTGGTGTTAGGCGCGTGGCACAGTGAAGGATCGATGGTCAAAGTGACCACCGATAACGTCGAACTGATCGCCTTCCCTTTCTGAATCGCCTTTTCTCAAGCGAACAAATTAACCACGATCGTCTTTCGGGCCGAGGAAGTAGAAGCCAAACGGCAGTGAGCCAATGATGGTGAACATAATGCTGTAGATGGTGGCCCATGCACCCTGAATGAAGTACATCGACACGCTCCACTGATCCATCGGCAGGTTGTACTGATCTTCAACCCCCTGGAACGTGACTTTGGATACCACCGTTACCGCGGCAATGAACACGATAGCGACGGCGGTCAGAAATTTTTTCCCCTCCGGGGTGCGAAGTATAGCCAGCATACCTTCTCCTCATGAAATGCTGCGCTGCGTCATACGCCTGACGGCGCCGCAGTCGATATTTGCTAACAGGTAAATCCAGCCGTGACTTTACCGTATTTCGACTCGTTATGGGTCAGATTTACAGGAACAGAAAAATCGGCACCGCATTCGCCGCTTTGATGACCGCGCAACCGTTTTCCTTGGCGTTTTTCCATGCTATTCTCTGTGGCCTTCAAAGCAGTGTGTTCCACACCCACAGGAGTTTTAAGACGCATGTCTTCCCGCAACAATCCGGCGCGAGTCGCCATCGTGATGGGGTCCAAAAGCGACTGGGCTACCATGCAGTTTGCCGCCGAAATCTTTGATTCCCTGAATGTTCCACACCACGTGGAAATCGTCTCCGCCCATCGCACTCCCGACAAACTGTTCAGCTTTGCCGAAACGGCAGAAGACAATGGCTATCAGGTGATTATTGCGGGCGCAGGCGGTGCAGCGCATTTACCGGGAATGATTGCAGCGAAAACTCTGGTGCCGGTGCTCGGCGTACCCGTTCAGAGCGCGGCTCTCAGCGGCGTGGACAGTCTCTATTCTATCGTTCAGATGCCGCGCGGCATTCCGGTGGGAACCCTGGCGATTGGCAAAGCGGGCGCCGCCAACGCCGCCCTGCTGGCCGCACAAATTCTGGCGACGCACGATCGTGAACTGCATCAGCGCCTGGCTGACTGGCGCAAAGCGCAGACCGACGAGGTTCTGGAGAATCCGGACCCACGGGGTGATGCATGAAACAGGTTTGCGTCCTCGGCAACGGGCAGTTAGGCCGCATGCTGCGCCAGGCCGGTGAACCGATGGGGATCGACGTCTGGCCGGTTGGACTCGAAGCCGATCCCGAAGCCGTGCCGTTTCAGCAGAGCGTTATCACGGCTGAAATTGAACGTTGGCCGGAAACCGCGTTAACCCGCGAACTGGCACGTCATCCGGCGTTCGTTAACCGCGATGTATTTCCGATAATCGCCGACCGCCTGACGCAAAAACAGCTGTTCGACAAACTGGGTCTCACCACCGCACCGTGGCAGCTGCTGGCGGAGAAAGCCGACTGGCCCGGCGTGTTCGAGAGTCTCGGCGAACTGGCCATCGTTAAACGCCGCACTGGCGGCTACGACGGGCGCGGCCAGTGGCGCTTGCGCAGCCATGAAACCGCACAGCTGCCGGACGACTGCTACGGCGAATGCATCGTTGAGCAAGGCATTAATTTCAGCGGTGAAGTGTCGCTGGTCGGGGCCAGAGCCCACGACGGCACCACGGTGTTCTATCCGCTGACCCACAACCTGCATCAGGACGGCATTCTGCGCGTTAGCGTCGCCTTCCCGCAGGCTAATGCCGAGCAGCAGGCGCAGGCCGAAAGCATGCTCACGTCAATCATGAATGAGCTGAACTATGTCGGCGTGATGGCGATGGAATGCTTCATCACCCCTGCCGGGCTGCTGATTAACGAGCTGGCCCCGCGCGTGCACAACAGTGGGCACTGGACGCAAAACGGGGCGTCGATCAGTCAGTTCGAGCTGCATCTGCGCGCTATCACGCAGCTGCCACTGCCACCGCCGGTCATCAACAGCCCGTCGGTGATGGTCAATCTGATTGGTACCGACCTGAACACGGACTGGCTGAAGCTGCCGCTGGTGCATCTGCACTGGTACGCGAAAGAAGTGCGTGCAGGCCGGAAGGTCGGGCATCTGAACCTCAACGACAGCGATACCGACCGTTTAAGCGCCACCCTCGAAGCACTGGTTCCGCTGCTCCCGCCGGAATATGCCAGCGGAATTACCTGGGCACAGTCAAAACTGATTTAAGCTATCTGGCCGGAGATTGATCTTCACCTTCCCCGGCCTCGCCTCTCCCGCGTAGAATCCCCCCATGCTTTTCCAATAAGGATTTATCCATGAATAATGGGACCGATTTCCGCGCCATTTTACGGGCCGGAACGCCCATCATCGACGTACGCGCCCCGGTAGAATTTCAACAGGGGGCGGTGCCTGCGGGCGTAAACCTCCCGCTAATGAATGACGACGAACGCGCCGCCGTAGGGACCTGCTACAAACGCAACGGGGCAGATGCTGCGCTGAAACTCGGCCACACGCTGGTCGCCGGGGAGAAACGCCAACAGCGTGTAGACGCCTGGCTCGACGCGATTCGCCGTCACCCTGATGCTCTGCTGTGCTGCGCGCGCGGCGGTCAGCGTTCGCACATTACCCAGCAGTGGCTGCGCGAGGCGGGAGTAGATGTGCCGCTGATTGTCGGCGGCTACAAATCCTTGCGTCAGACCGCCATCTCCGTGACCGCAGAATACGTCGAGCGGTCGATGGTGCTGATCGGCGGCTGTACCGGGAACGGAAAAACCCTGCTGGTACAGTCTCAGGCTTCAGGCGTCGACCTCGAAGGACTCGCCCATCACCGTGGTTCGTCGTTTGGTCGCACGCTACAGCCGCAGCTTTCACAGGCCAGTTTTGAAAATGCACTGGCTACTTCGCTGTTGCAAAAAGACGCGACGCGCTGGGTTATCGAAGATGAAGGCCACATGATTGGGGCCAACCATTTGCCGGAATGCCTACGCGATCGGATGGCGCAGGCATCTATTGCGGTGGTGGAAGATCCCTTTGAGGTGCGGCTGGAGCGCCTGCGGGATGAGTATTTCACTCGCATGCACCATGATTTTTTACAGGCGTTCGGCGAAGAGCAAGGCTGGCAGGAATACAGCGACTATCTGCATCAGGGTCTGTTCGCCATCCGCCGCCGTTTGGGGTTGCAGCGTTTTGCCGAACTGACGGCAAGCCTCGACGAAGCCCTGCTCCAGCAGCAGCGCGGCGCGTCGACCGAGGTGCATTTCAGCTGGCTTAGGCCGTTATTGGTGGAATATTACGATCCGATGTATCGCTATCAGCTCAGTAAAAAAGCCGACAAGATTGTGTTTCGCGGTACGTATCAGGATGTTGGTGCCTGGCTGGCGCGCTAAAAGCTATTGCCTGGTGATGCTACGCTTACCAGGCCTACAAAACCTGTAGGCCCGGCAAGCGAAGCTGCCGCCGGGCGGAATCACACGCTGAACTGCCGGAACAGCGCTTTACCTTTCAGCAGGCGCAAACCCAACCAGCCGCCACACAGTGAAAGTAATACACCGCCGCACACCGGCAGCGTGACCCAAAGTCGCCAGTCCGGCTCCCACGGGAAATCGAAGACTTTAGTCTGCAATACCGCCAGCGCCGTTTCTGCGCCGATGGCGGCTACCAGACCGGATACCAGCCCCAGTAACGCAAACTCCGCCCACAGCGTGGTACGCAGTAGCGATTTCCCGGCGCCCAGCGTGCGCCAGACCACCAGCTCCTGATGACGCTGTCGCATCCCTACCTGAACCTGCGCTAACAGCAGCAGCACACCGCAGGCGGTCACCAGCACCACCATCACTTCCAGCGCCCGGCTGACCTGTTCCAGCACCTGCCCAACCTGTTTGAGGATCGCGCCAATATCCAACAAGCTGACGGTCGGGAATTCGCGATTCAGCTGAGTCAGCAGCGCGTTGCCGTTGTCCCAGCGAAAACTGGTGAGCCAGCTTTGCGGCTGCCCATCCAGCGCCCCGGTCGGGAAGATGAAGAAGAAGTTTGGCCGCAGGCTTTCCCAGTCAACTTTGCGCAGGCTGGTAACTTTCGCGCTGAACGCCTGGGTATCACCGGTGAAGGTCACACTGTCGCCAAGCCCAATGTTCAGGCGTTTCGCCAGGCCTTCTTCAATCGATACCTCGCCCGCTTTTGGCGGCCAGCTGCCGTCGGTCACCGCATTGTGTTCCAGCGGCTGACCTTGCCAGGTCAGGTTCAGCTCGCGGTTGAGCGCTTCGTCTTTATTGCCGTCCGTCGGCTGGCCGTTGATGTCCGTCAGACGCGCCCGCACGATCGGGTAGAACGCCGAAGGGATCACCTGATGCTCAGCTAAAAATTCTTTCATCGGCCCAACCTGCTCTGGCGCGATGTTGATCAAGAAGTAGTTCGGGCTTTCCGGCGGAAGCTGCTGCTGCCAACGATCGAGCAAATCACCGCGCAGCACCAGCAGCAACGCCAGCAGCATGAAGGAGAGCGAAAACGCCGCCAGCTGGCTGAGCGTGGACCACGGCTGACGCAGAAGGCGACTTACCGCCAGACGCAGCGCCAGCGATTTCAGCGTTACGCGCCGGAGCACGTTCAGCAGCAACCAGCCGACCATCCCGCAGAGCACTGCCAGCACGACCGCGCCCGCCAGCACCGACCACAGCAGCATTGAGCCGCCCATCAGCCATGCCAACAGCAGCACGACGATAACTACGATCGCCGGAATGTAGAATTTCAACGGCCAGACGTTCACCACCGCATCACGGCGCAGAACGCGTAGCGGCTGAGTCGCCAGCAGCAGACGCCACGGACGCATGCCCACCAGCAGCGAAATCACCACCATCGCGCCGATGGCCCACAGCCACGGCCACAGGCTGGCGGCCGGCAACGCGGCGGGCAGCACCGGTTTGAGCAGCACCATCAGCACGCTTTCAAACAACATCCCCATCGCGCCGCCGGTGACCAGCGACAACAGCAGGAGCATCGCCCACTGGCCGAGGATCAGCTTGCGCAGCTGCGCCCGCCCTGCGCCCAGAGTTTTGAGCACCGCCACCAAATCGTAACGGCTGCGGCAATAATGTCCCATCGCCACCGCCACCGCGGCAACCGCCAGCAGTAGCGTCAGCAGGGCTGAAAGCAGTAAAAACTGCTGCGAACGTTCAAGGGATTTGCCGAGCGCGCCTTCATCCTGCTCGAGACCAATCCAGCGCTGATCGGGCTTCAGCTGCGGCAACAGCCATTTCTCGTAGGCTTCAATCTGCTGCGGCGTGCCACCAAATTTGTAGCGCCAGCTGACGCGGCTCCCCGGCTGCACGGCCCCAGTTTTCGCCACGTCGGCGGTGTTCATCATCAGACGCGGCGCCATCTGGAACGGGTTGAAGCCGGAATCCGGCTCCTGCACCACCTCCCCGGCAATGCGCAGCGTCGCATCGCCCACGTCGATGGTATCACCGGTTTTCAGGTTCAGCAGTGCCATCAGCCGGGGGGCCAGCAGCACGCTTCCGGCTTGCGGTTTGAGGCCCGGTGGCGAGGTTTCCAGTACGCCGTACATCGGATAGACATCATCAACCGCTTTCACACTCGCCAGCTGTGGGGTGTCGCCCGCGAAGGTCATGGTGGCAAAACTGAGCTGTTCACCCATCTTCAGCCCCATTTCGCGGGCTTTGTTCAACCACTCTTGCGGCGCTGCACGCGCGGTGCGTAGCGTTCTGTCGCCCGCCATAAATTCACGACTCTGCTGGCTCAGCCCTTTATCCATGCGGTCGCTGATGTTGCCAAGCGCCAGCACGCAGGCCACCGCCAGACTCAACGCCAGCCAGACAATCAGCAGCGACGGCGAACGCCATTCGCGCCAGAACCAGCGGGCAATCATGATTCCTCCTGCAATTGCCCGTTCACCAGCCGCAGGCGCCGATCGCAGCGCGCGGCCAGCGCCGGATCGTGCGTGACTAATACCAGGGTAGTGCCGTGCTCCTGGTTGAGCGAAAACAGCAAATCAGCGATCCGATCGCCGGTTTGACGGTCAAGATTACCGGTGGGTTCATCAGCGAACAGCAAGTCAGGACGACCGTTAAACGCGCGGGCCAGCGCCACACGCTGTTGTTCGCCACCGGAAAGCTGCGCCGGAAGATGATGCAGCCGTTTGCCGAGCCCTAATTGTTCCAGCAGCGCTTTGGCGTGGCTGCGCCCCTGGCTGTCGGTTTCACCGCGCAGCAGCGCCGGCAGTTCGACGTTTTCCAGCGCGTTGAGCGTCGGGATCAGCATGAAAGACTGAAACACAAACCCCACATGACGGGCGCGTAACGCCGCACGCGCCTCTTCGTCCATTGCGTGCAGCGGTTGCCCAATCAGCTTCACTTCCCCGCTGCTGCCGTCGTCCAGCCCGGCGAGGATCGCCAGCAATGTCGACTTGCCGGAACCGGATTCCCCCACCAGCGCAATGCTCTGGCCTCGTTTGACAACCAGCTCAACTCCGGTGAGGATGGATAGCTCCTGCTCCCCCTGACCGACGGATTTCTTAAGATGATGAACTTCAAGTATGTTTTCCGCTGGCATGTGCCGTTCCTGTTTCTTTTGCTGTTAACCTGCCGCGCCGCGTTTGCCGACACGCTGTTAATTCTGGGTGACAGTCTGAGTGCCGGGTATCGCATGGCGGCAACTGCCGCATGGCCCGCGCTCCTTAATGAAAAGTGGCAGCCGAAGACCGAGGTTGTCAACGCCAGTATCAGCGGTGACACATCGCAGCAGGGGCTGGCACGCTTGCCCGCGCTGCTTAAGCAGCACCAGCCGCGCTGGGTATTGGTCGAACTGGGCGGTAACGATGGCCTGCGCGGGTTTCAGCCTCAACAAACCGAGCAGACCCTGCGGACGGTTATCAAACAGGTTAAA
This DNA window, taken from Scandinavium goeteborgense, encodes the following:
- the purE gene encoding 5-(carboxyamino)imidazole ribonucleotide mutase, which translates into the protein MSSRNNPARVAIVMGSKSDWATMQFAAEIFDSLNVPHHVEIVSAHRTPDKLFSFAETAEDNGYQVIIAGAGGAAHLPGMIAAKTLVPVLGVPVQSAALSGVDSLYSIVQMPRGIPVGTLAIGKAGAANAALLAAQILATHDRELHQRLADWRKAQTDEVLENPDPRGDA
- the mnmH gene encoding tRNA 2-selenouridine(34) synthase MnmH; the protein is MNNGTDFRAILRAGTPIIDVRAPVEFQQGAVPAGVNLPLMNDDERAAVGTCYKRNGADAALKLGHTLVAGEKRQQRVDAWLDAIRRHPDALLCCARGGQRSHITQQWLREAGVDVPLIVGGYKSLRQTAISVTAEYVERSMVLIGGCTGNGKTLLVQSQASGVDLEGLAHHRGSSFGRTLQPQLSQASFENALATSLLQKDATRWVIEDEGHMIGANHLPECLRDRMAQASIAVVEDPFEVRLERLRDEYFTRMHHDFLQAFGEEQGWQEYSDYLHQGLFAIRRRLGLQRFAELTASLDEALLQQQRGASTEVHFSWLRPLLVEYYDPMYRYQLSKKADKIVFRGTYQDVGAWLAR
- the ybbP gene encoding putative ABC transporter permease subunit YbbP, whose translation is MIARWFWREWRSPSLLIVWLALSLAVACVLALGNISDRMDKGLSQQSREFMAGDRTLRTARAAPQEWLNKAREMGLKMGEQLSFATMTFAGDTPQLASVKAVDDVYPMYGVLETSPPGLKPQAGSVLLAPRLMALLNLKTGDTIDVGDATLRIAGEVVQEPDSGFNPFQMAPRLMMNTADVAKTGAVQPGSRVSWRYKFGGTPQQIEAYEKWLLPQLKPDQRWIGLEQDEGALGKSLERSQQFLLLSALLTLLLAVAAVAVAMGHYCRSRYDLVAVLKTLGAGRAQLRKLILGQWAMLLLLSLVTGGAMGMLFESVLMVLLKPVLPAALPAASLWPWLWAIGAMVVISLLVGMRPWRLLLATQPLRVLRRDAVVNVWPLKFYIPAIVVIVVLLLAWLMGGSMLLWSVLAGAVVLAVLCGMVGWLLLNVLRRVTLKSLALRLAVSRLLRQPWSTLSQLAAFSLSFMLLALLLVLRGDLLDRWQQQLPPESPNYFLINIAPEQVGPMKEFLAEHQVIPSAFYPIVRARLTDINGQPTDGNKDEALNRELNLTWQGQPLEHNAVTDGSWPPKAGEVSIEEGLAKRLNIGLGDSVTFTGDTQAFSAKVTSLRKVDWESLRPNFFFIFPTGALDGQPQSWLTSFRWDNGNALLTQLNREFPTVSLLDIGAILKQVGQVLEQVSRALEVMVVLVTACGVLLLLAQVQVGMRQRHQELVVWRTLGAGKSLLRTTLWAEFALLGLVSGLVAAIGAETALAVLQTKVFDFPWEPDWRLWVTLPVCGGVLLSLCGGWLGLRLLKGKALFRQFSV
- the ppiB gene encoding peptidylprolyl isomerase B → MVTFHTNHGDIVIKTFDDKAPETVKNFLDYCREGFYDNTIFHRVINGFMIQGGGFEPGMNQKETKDQIKNEANNGLKNTRGTLAMARTQAPHSATAQFFINVVDNDFLNFSGENLQGWGYCVFAEVAEGMDVVDKIKAVATGRSGMHQDVPKEDVIVTSVTVSE
- the purK gene encoding 5-(carboxyamino)imidazole ribonucleotide synthase — protein: MKQVCVLGNGQLGRMLRQAGEPMGIDVWPVGLEADPEAVPFQQSVITAEIERWPETALTRELARHPAFVNRDVFPIIADRLTQKQLFDKLGLTTAPWQLLAEKADWPGVFESLGELAIVKRRTGGYDGRGQWRLRSHETAQLPDDCYGECIVEQGINFSGEVSLVGARAHDGTTVFYPLTHNLHQDGILRVSVAFPQANAEQQAQAESMLTSIMNELNYVGVMAMECFITPAGLLINELAPRVHNSGHWTQNGASISQFELHLRAITQLPLPPPVINSPSVMVNLIGTDLNTDWLKLPLVHLHWYAKEVRAGRKVGHLNLNDSDTDRLSATLEALVPLLPPEYASGITWAQSKLI
- the lpxH gene encoding UDP-2,3-diacylglucosamine diphosphatase, whose translation is MATLFIADLHLHTEEPAITAGFLRFLRGEARSADALYILGDLFEAWIGDDSPEPLNREIAKEIKALVDSGVPCFFIHGNRDFLLGKRFARESGMTLLPEEQCLDLYGRKVLIMHGDTLCTDDTGYLAFRAKVHQPWLQMLFLTLPLFIRRRIAAKMRDDSKNANSHKSMEIMDVNAHAVVEVMEKHQVQWLIHGHTHRPALHELTANEQPAFRVVLGAWHSEGSMVKVTTDNVELIAFPF
- the tesA gene encoding multifunctional acyl-CoA thioesterase I/protease I/lysophospholipase L1, producing the protein MMNFKYVFRWHVPFLFLLLLTCRAAFADTLLILGDSLSAGYRMAATAAWPALLNEKWQPKTEVVNASISGDTSQQGLARLPALLKQHQPRWVLVELGGNDGLRGFQPQQTEQTLRTVIKQVKAANAEPLLMQIRLPANYGRRYNEAFSAMYPQLAKEFDIPLLPFFMEEVYLKPQWMQDDGIHPNRDAQPFIADWMATRLAPLVKHDS
- a CDS encoding DUF2534 family protein encodes the protein MLAILRTPEGKKFLTAVAIVFIAAVTVVSKVTFQGVEDQYNLPMDQWSVSMYFIQGAWATIYSIMFTIIGSLPFGFYFLGPKDDRG
- the ybbA gene encoding putative ABC transporter ATP-binding protein YbbA, translated to MPAENILEVHHLKKSVGQGEQELSILTGVELVVKRGQSIALVGESGSGKSTLLAILAGLDDGSSGEVKLIGQPLHAMDEEARAALRARHVGFVFQSFMLIPTLNALENVELPALLRGETDSQGRSHAKALLEQLGLGKRLHHLPAQLSGGEQQRVALARAFNGRPDLLFADEPTGNLDRQTGDRIADLLFSLNQEHGTTLVLVTHDPALAARCDRRLRLVNGQLQEES